One Nerophis ophidion isolate RoL-2023_Sa linkage group LG06, RoL_Noph_v1.0, whole genome shotgun sequence genomic region harbors:
- the cfap20 gene encoding cilia- and flagella-associated protein 20 isoform X1 produces the protein MFKNTFQSGFLSILYSIGSKPLQIWDKKVRNGHIKRITDNDIHSLVLEVEGTNVSTTYITCPADPKKTLGIKLPFLVMIIKNLKKYFTFEVQVLDDKNVRRRFRASNYQSTTRVKPFICTMPMRLDDGWNQIQFNLSDFTRRAYGTNYIETLRVQIHANCRIRRVYFSDRLYSEDELPAEFKLYVPVQSQKSKQ, from the exons ATGTTTAAAAACACATTCCAAAGTGGATTCCTTTCTATATTATATAGCATAGGTAGCAAACCTCTTCAGATATGGGATAAAAAG GTGAGAAACGGTCACATCAAGCGAATTACTGATAATGACATTCACTCGCTGGTGTTGGAGGTGGAAGGGACAAATGTAAG TACTACCTATATAACTTGCCCAGCTGACCCAAAGAAAACATTGGGCATCAAGTTGCCGTTCCTTGTGATGATCATCAAAAACTTAAAAAAGTATTTCACCTTCGAAGTCCAG GTGTTAGATGATAAAAACGTACGTCGACGATTTCGGGCAAGTAATTACCAAAGTACGACGCGAGTGAAACCATTCATCTGCACCATGCCAATGAGGCTCGATGATGGCTGGAACCAGATTCAGTTTAACCTGTCAGACTTTACCAGGAGAGCCTACGGAACCAATTATATTGAGACACTGCGTGTGCAG ATTCATGCGAACTGCCGTATTAGGAGGGTGTATTTCTCAGACAGACTCTACTCTGAGGATGAGCTCCCAGCAGAGTTTAAACTCTATGTCCCTGTCCAAAGCCAGAAGTCCAAG cAGTAG
- the samhd1 gene encoding deoxynucleoside triphosphate triphosphohydrolase SAMHD1: MTGRKRPLGTSMSDGHEDLNTPKKRVSAVRLSHSDFSQWGTDETCRYLRDEGLGQWEAQFRDNKITGDVLKRLRRKDLEKMGIELLGDRLRILQSLGKLWCIEESPQTNKVFNDPIHGHVELHPLLVKIIDTPQFQRLRNIKQLGGTYFVFPGASHNRFEHSIGVGYLAGQLVKALNEKQPELHISQRDVLCVQIAGLCHDLGHGPFSHMFDAKFIPKARPGFSWKHEKASIDMFDYLLDKNNLKPLMEDHGLVLPKDINFIKELIVGPLTTNAGQDQEWPFTGRKKDKSFLYEIVANKRNGIDVDKWDYFARDCYHLGIQNNSDYRRFLKFVRVCEEDGQKLICTRDKEVGNLYDMFHTRNCLHKRAYQHRVGNIIETMINEAFLKADNHIQIQGSGGKMFTLSTAIDDMEAYTKLTDCVFEQILHSSTPELAEARQILQNILLRRLYKFVGQTQSEIPLEITQEMIAKWEEELQSSVPQTGPLLVPLQTEDFIVSVIHLDYGMKKDNPIDNMRFYCKADPTKTIQISKEQVSKLLPEHFAEQLIRVYYKKADVEGLDAARKHFVQWCIKNNFSKPKDGDIIAPELTCLKESWSSKKKEKDNNDFCCRNNAVPRNLFP; encoded by the exons ATGACCGGCCGTAAGCGACCATTGGGGACATCGATGAGCGACGGTCACGAAGACTTGAACACACCGAAGAAAAGAGTGTCAGCGGTCCGTCTGTCTCACTCGGACTTCTCACAATGGGGAACGGATGAAACGTGCCGTTATCTCCGAGATGAAGGTCTGGGACAGTGGGAAGCCCAATTTAGAG ACAATAAGATCACCGGTGACGTGCTGAAGCGTCTTAGGAGGAAAGACCTGGAGAAGATGGGCATTGA GCTTCTTGGTGACCGACTGCGGATCTTACAAAGCCTGGGAAAGCTGTGGTGCATAGAAGAGTCCCCGCAAACAAATAAG GTCTTCAATGATCCCATTCATGGGCATGTCGAGCTACACCCACTTCTTGTCAAAATTATTGACACGCCCCAGTTCCAGAGACTCCGAAATATCAAACAGTTAGGGGGGACCTACTTTGTTTTCCCTGGAGCATCCCACAACCGGTTTGAGCACTCTATCGG GGTTGGTTACTTGGCTGGACAACTTGTGAAAGCATTGAATGAGAAGCAACCTGAACTTCACATTTCTCAACGAGACGTCTTGTGTGTGCAAATAGCTGGGCTCTGTCATGATCTGG GACACGGGCCTTTTTCACACATGTTTGATGCCAAATTCATTCCTAAAGCACGTCCTGGTTTTTCCTGGAAG CACGAGAAAGCATCAATTGACATGTTCGACTACCTGTTGGACAAAAATAACCTGAAGCCTCTGATGGAGGATCATGGCCTGGTGCTGCCTAAGGACATCAACTTCATCAAGGAGCTCATTGTAGGACCTCTGACCACTAACGCAGGCCAGGACCAAGAG TGGCCTTTCACGGGACGTAAGAAGGACAAATCCTTCCTTTATGAAATTGTAGCCAACAAGAGAAATGGTATTGATGTGGACAAGTGGGACTATTTTGCCAG GGACTGCTACCACCTGGGTATCCAGAACAACTCAGACTATCGTCGCTTCCTTAAATTTGTGAGGGTGTGTGAGGAAGACGGACAGAAGCTCATTTGCACTCGAGACAAG GAGGTGGGCAATCTGTACGACATGTTCCACACACGAAACTGCCTCCACAAGAGAGCCTACCAACACAGGGTGGGCAACATCATAGAGACCAT GATCAATGAGGCCTTTTTGAAGGCCGATAATCACATCCAGATCCAAGGCTCAGGTGGAAAGATGTTCACGCTCTCAACAGCCATAGATGACATGGAGGCCTACACCAAGCTGACAG ATTGCGTGTTTGAGCAAATTCTCCACTCCTCCACCCCGGAGTTGGCTGAAGCACGGCAAATTCTACAAAACATTCTTCTGAGGCGTCTCTACAAGTTTGTCGGACAAACCCAGAGTGAAATACCCTTGGAAATTACTCAG GAAATGATTGCAAAATGGGAGGAGGAGTTGCAGAGTTCAGTTCCTCAGACTGGCCCCTTGCTTGTCCCTCTCCAGACTGAAGACTTTATAGTTAGC GTCATTCATTTGGACTACGGGATGAAAAAGGACAACCCCATTGATAATATGCGTTTCTATTGCAAGGCTGACCCCACCAAAACCATTCAGATATCCAAGGAACAG GTGTCCAAACTTCTGCCTGAACACTTTGCTGAGCAACTGATCAGAGTTTACTATAAGAAGGCAGATGTTGAGGGCCTAGACGCAGCCCGGAAGCACTTTGTGCAATGGTGCATCAAAAACAACTTCTCAAAACCTAAG GATGGAGACATAATTGCACCTGAACTCACTTGCCTGAAAGAAAGCTGGTCcagcaaaaaaaaggaaaaggacAACAATGATTTTTGCTGTAGAAACAACGCTGTGCCAAGGAACCTTTTTCCATAG
- the cfap20 gene encoding cilia- and flagella-associated protein 20 isoform X2: MFKNTFQSGFLSILYSIGSKPLQIWDKKVRNGHIKRITDNDIHSLVLEVEGTNVSTTYITCPADPKKTLGIKLPFLVMIIKNLKKYFTFEVQVLDDKNVRRRFRASNYQSTTRVKPFICTMPMRLDDGWNQIQFNLSDFTRRAYGTNYIETLRVQIHANCRIRRVYFSDRLYSEDELPAEFKLYVPVQSQKSK; the protein is encoded by the exons ATGTTTAAAAACACATTCCAAAGTGGATTCCTTTCTATATTATATAGCATAGGTAGCAAACCTCTTCAGATATGGGATAAAAAG GTGAGAAACGGTCACATCAAGCGAATTACTGATAATGACATTCACTCGCTGGTGTTGGAGGTGGAAGGGACAAATGTAAG TACTACCTATATAACTTGCCCAGCTGACCCAAAGAAAACATTGGGCATCAAGTTGCCGTTCCTTGTGATGATCATCAAAAACTTAAAAAAGTATTTCACCTTCGAAGTCCAG GTGTTAGATGATAAAAACGTACGTCGACGATTTCGGGCAAGTAATTACCAAAGTACGACGCGAGTGAAACCATTCATCTGCACCATGCCAATGAGGCTCGATGATGGCTGGAACCAGATTCAGTTTAACCTGTCAGACTTTACCAGGAGAGCCTACGGAACCAATTATATTGAGACACTGCGTGTGCAG ATTCATGCGAACTGCCGTATTAGGAGGGTGTATTTCTCAGACAGACTCTACTCTGAGGATGAGCTCCCAGCAGAGTTTAAACTCTATGTCCCTGTCCAAAGCCAGAAGTCCAAG TAG
- the cfap20 gene encoding cilia- and flagella-associated protein 20 isoform X3 encodes MTRRSLLNCGTSMKVRNGHIKRITDNDIHSLVLEVEGTNVSTTYITCPADPKKTLGIKLPFLVMIIKNLKKYFTFEVQVLDDKNVRRRFRASNYQSTTRVKPFICTMPMRLDDGWNQIQFNLSDFTRRAYGTNYIETLRVQIHANCRIRRVYFSDRLYSEDELPAEFKLYVPVQSQKSKQ; translated from the exons ATGACAAGAAGAAGCCTGCTAAACTGTGGGACTTCTATGAAG GTGAGAAACGGTCACATCAAGCGAATTACTGATAATGACATTCACTCGCTGGTGTTGGAGGTGGAAGGGACAAATGTAAG TACTACCTATATAACTTGCCCAGCTGACCCAAAGAAAACATTGGGCATCAAGTTGCCGTTCCTTGTGATGATCATCAAAAACTTAAAAAAGTATTTCACCTTCGAAGTCCAG GTGTTAGATGATAAAAACGTACGTCGACGATTTCGGGCAAGTAATTACCAAAGTACGACGCGAGTGAAACCATTCATCTGCACCATGCCAATGAGGCTCGATGATGGCTGGAACCAGATTCAGTTTAACCTGTCAGACTTTACCAGGAGAGCCTACGGAACCAATTATATTGAGACACTGCGTGTGCAG ATTCATGCGAACTGCCGTATTAGGAGGGTGTATTTCTCAGACAGACTCTACTCTGAGGATGAGCTCCCAGCAGAGTTTAAACTCTATGTCCCTGTCCAAAGCCAGAAGTCCAAG cAGTAG